One Lacunisphaera limnophila DNA window includes the following coding sequences:
- a CDS encoding glycosyltransferase, translating into MPDPLPPQFHIDRPTAWRPESAHLEIVGWLYAGDVTRCVDLRARVDKRATLGLYGLERPDTQRIFGGSEAALRTGFIQRVQVWRGAKEIALDWHDGTQWREFFRTALDSWALPANAAKPPRILRAGLVHQTLHHLYRHFHRASWGELCRETDAVLRDVLTANSDVPVADRLLGCIENPGYWINVGYEKFRVTGWAFGVGHDLARLGATTGVLSENRLVYPKDRPDVASHRPDHANSLKSGFYGLVDIRKDTPSPANLLIFAEAPDGTRSLAFARRLHLDRRDEHSGPVPVFKPFLFYRVVAAFLRGRLLGRYEFDSWPETRAEIARLRTHLASVLSHGEEAKIPAAIVRRKDQDPYTRWCWHNRLTPRLHTVLQQDAATAVQAGGPLISVVVPAYNTPEKYLRELLDCLKDQLYPRWELCIADDASPQPHVRRLLEAAARTDARIKPVFRPENGHISRATNSALDVATGTFVALLDHDDLLPADALLHVAEAILRHPTAGYLYTDEDKIDDTGRRFDPQFKGGWSPEMAITHNYTHHLTVIRRDIVEKAGRLRPEFNGAQDIDLFLRCWDLIDAQDVVHVPFVGYHWRAHAESTASRGDQKGYLFAAARNGIAEAVTRRGLRAEPVLPEFAKHYALCLHQLKWDAALLRENPVTIVIPTRNRADLLRTCLDSLARTTPRESVKVVIVDDNSDDPATLAYLQELPARADLRVEVLRAPATADRAPDAGITIPKTAASAALAAAGQAGTPATTGFNYSRLVNLGTARADTPLVLHLNNDVEALTPGWLEDMVGWLTVPGVGIVGAKLLYPDGTINHAGISLGREDGLPHVLFEREPAEDLGYLFLPHAARNVSAVTGACLLTRTDLYRQLGGFDEPKLQVAYNDVDFCLRAGTAGFRTVVSPSAVLRHVGSASRGTVYAEREHLEYLARHGTRRDPYHSEALHFPPRNLPLNPYHRRHAETARPFRAIALTQNLNFEGAPIFLFELARYLAAQPGVQLTIASAQDGPLRARFEAAGFKVEIWDATPLTGAKTPEQFAAALKTFAGTRAWDDADLFLCNTLLTFWGVHLAAHLGKTSAFYLHESKPVKRFFESILPPLMHPVAEEALRLATRVVFTATSTRDLHEEFNVNDNFRLLASWVDFDRIDAFAAAHEPAALRRKHGLDPDAVVVVNIGSICERKGQHIYIRGIDLLRKELPALYPGKKIQWVMVGARPGLYMETLQEDIALMGLQDTVKVFPETPDIYDFYRLADLLVCTSFEESFPRVILEAMTFGNRIVSTDVNGIAEMLTNTDEAYLVPAGDQHKLAAALKLALADHLAGDRKMISLARARAARAYHHSRALPRHLQVIREAWLG; encoded by the coding sequence ATGCCCGACCCGCTCCCGCCCCAGTTCCACATCGACCGGCCCACGGCCTGGCGGCCCGAGTCCGCCCACCTGGAGATCGTCGGCTGGCTCTACGCGGGTGATGTCACGCGCTGCGTCGATCTGCGCGCGCGGGTCGACAAGCGCGCCACCCTCGGCCTCTACGGCCTGGAACGGCCCGACACCCAGAGGATCTTCGGCGGCTCCGAGGCCGCCCTCCGCACCGGCTTCATCCAGCGCGTCCAGGTCTGGCGTGGGGCGAAGGAAATTGCCCTCGACTGGCACGATGGTACGCAGTGGCGCGAGTTCTTCCGCACGGCGCTCGACAGCTGGGCCCTGCCCGCCAACGCCGCCAAACCGCCGCGCATCCTCCGCGCGGGCCTCGTCCACCAGACCCTCCATCACCTCTACCGCCACTTCCATCGCGCCTCGTGGGGCGAGCTCTGCCGCGAGACCGACGCCGTGCTGCGTGACGTGCTCACCGCCAACAGTGACGTCCCGGTCGCCGACCGCCTCCTCGGCTGCATCGAGAACCCTGGTTACTGGATCAACGTCGGCTACGAGAAATTCCGCGTCACCGGCTGGGCCTTCGGCGTCGGCCACGACCTCGCCCGCCTCGGCGCGACGACCGGCGTCCTGAGCGAGAACCGCCTCGTCTACCCCAAGGATCGGCCGGACGTCGCCAGCCACCGCCCCGACCACGCCAATTCCCTCAAGTCCGGCTTCTACGGCCTGGTCGACATCCGCAAGGACACCCCCAGCCCGGCCAACCTCCTGATCTTCGCCGAGGCGCCCGACGGCACGCGCTCCCTCGCCTTCGCCCGCCGCCTGCACCTCGACCGTCGCGACGAGCACTCCGGTCCGGTGCCCGTGTTCAAGCCCTTCCTCTTCTACCGCGTCGTCGCCGCCTTCCTCCGCGGCCGGCTCCTCGGCCGCTACGAGTTCGACAGCTGGCCCGAGACCCGCGCCGAGATCGCCCGCCTCCGGACGCATCTGGCCTCGGTGCTCAGCCATGGCGAGGAGGCCAAAATTCCCGCGGCCATCGTCCGCCGCAAGGACCAGGATCCCTACACCCGCTGGTGCTGGCACAACCGCCTCACCCCGCGCCTCCACACCGTCCTGCAGCAGGACGCCGCCACCGCGGTCCAGGCCGGCGGCCCGCTCATCAGCGTGGTCGTCCCCGCCTACAACACGCCCGAGAAATACCTCCGCGAGCTCCTCGATTGCCTCAAGGATCAGCTCTACCCGCGCTGGGAACTCTGCATCGCTGACGACGCCTCGCCCCAACCCCACGTCCGCCGCCTGCTTGAGGCGGCGGCCCGCACCGACGCCCGCATCAAGCCCGTCTTCCGCCCGGAAAATGGCCACATCTCCCGCGCCACCAACTCCGCCCTGGACGTTGCCACCGGCACCTTCGTCGCCCTGCTCGACCACGACGACCTGCTGCCCGCCGACGCCCTGCTCCATGTCGCCGAGGCCATCCTCCGCCACCCCACCGCCGGCTATCTCTACACCGACGAGGACAAGATCGACGACACCGGCCGCCGCTTCGACCCGCAGTTCAAGGGCGGCTGGAGCCCGGAGATGGCGATCACGCACAACTACACGCACCACCTCACCGTCATCCGCCGCGACATCGTGGAAAAGGCGGGGCGTCTCCGGCCCGAGTTCAACGGCGCCCAGGACATCGACCTTTTCCTCCGCTGCTGGGATCTGATCGACGCCCAGGACGTCGTGCACGTGCCCTTCGTCGGCTACCACTGGCGCGCCCACGCCGAAAGCACCGCCTCCCGCGGCGACCAGAAGGGCTACCTCTTCGCCGCCGCCCGCAACGGCATCGCCGAGGCCGTCACCCGCCGCGGCCTCCGCGCGGAACCGGTCCTGCCGGAATTCGCCAAACACTACGCGCTCTGCCTCCACCAGCTGAAATGGGACGCCGCCCTCCTGCGCGAAAACCCCGTCACCATCGTCATCCCCACGCGGAACCGCGCCGATCTCCTCCGCACCTGTCTCGACTCGCTCGCCCGCACCACGCCGCGCGAGTCCGTCAAGGTCGTGATCGTGGACGACAACTCCGACGACCCCGCCACCCTTGCCTATCTGCAGGAATTGCCCGCGCGCGCCGACCTCCGCGTTGAGGTTCTCCGCGCCCCGGCCACGGCCGACCGCGCGCCGGATGCCGGCATCACCATCCCCAAGACGGCCGCGTCCGCCGCCCTCGCCGCCGCCGGCCAGGCCGGCACACCGGCCACCACCGGCTTCAATTACTCGCGCCTCGTCAACCTCGGCACCGCCCGCGCCGACACCCCGCTCGTCCTTCACCTCAACAACGACGTCGAGGCGCTCACCCCGGGCTGGCTCGAGGACATGGTCGGCTGGCTCACCGTGCCCGGCGTCGGCATCGTCGGCGCGAAGCTGCTGTACCCCGACGGCACGATCAACCACGCCGGCATCTCGCTCGGTCGCGAGGACGGCCTGCCGCACGTGCTCTTTGAGCGCGAGCCCGCCGAGGACCTCGGTTACCTGTTCCTGCCCCACGCCGCGCGCAACGTCTCTGCCGTCACCGGTGCCTGCCTCCTCACCCGCACCGACCTGTACCGCCAGCTCGGCGGCTTCGACGAACCCAAACTCCAGGTCGCCTACAACGATGTCGACTTCTGTCTCCGCGCCGGCACGGCCGGTTTCCGCACCGTCGTTAGTCCGTCGGCCGTGCTGCGCCACGTCGGCAGCGCCTCCCGCGGCACCGTCTACGCCGAGCGCGAGCACCTCGAGTACCTCGCGCGACACGGCACCCGCCGCGACCCTTACCACAGCGAGGCGCTCCACTTCCCGCCGCGCAACCTGCCGCTCAATCCCTACCACCGGCGCCACGCCGAGACCGCCCGGCCCTTCCGCGCGATCGCCCTGACCCAGAACCTGAATTTCGAGGGCGCGCCGATCTTCCTCTTCGAGCTGGCCCGCTACCTCGCCGCCCAGCCGGGCGTCCAGCTCACCATCGCCTCCGCCCAGGACGGCCCGCTCCGCGCCCGCTTCGAGGCCGCCGGCTTCAAGGTCGAGATCTGGGACGCCACCCCGCTGACCGGCGCCAAGACCCCGGAGCAGTTCGCCGCCGCGCTGAAGACGTTTGCCGGCACCCGCGCGTGGGACGACGCCGACCTGTTCCTCTGCAACACCCTGCTCACCTTCTGGGGCGTGCACCTCGCCGCGCATCTGGGCAAGACCTCCGCGTTCTACCTCCACGAGAGCAAGCCGGTGAAACGCTTCTTCGAATCTATCCTGCCCCCGCTGATGCACCCGGTCGCCGAGGAGGCCCTGCGGCTGGCCACGCGCGTCGTCTTCACCGCCACCTCCACCCGCGACCTCCACGAGGAATTCAACGTCAACGACAACTTCCGCCTCCTCGCCAGCTGGGTGGACTTCGACCGCATCGACGCCTTCGCCGCCGCCCACGAGCCCGCCGCCCTGCGCCGCAAGCACGGCCTCGACCCCGACGCCGTCGTCGTCGTCAACATCGGCTCCATCTGCGAGCGCAAGGGCCAGCACATCTACATCCGCGGCATCGACCTCCTCCGCAAGGAACTGCCCGCCCTGTACCCTGGGAAAAAGATCCAGTGGGTCATGGTCGGCGCGCGCCCCGGCCTCTACATGGAGACCCTGCAGGAGGACATCGCGCTCATGGGGCTGCAGGACACCGTGAAGGTCTTCCCCGAGACGCCCGACATCTACGATTTCTACCGGCTCGCCGACCTGCTCGTGTGCACCAGCTTCGAGGAGTCCTTCCCCCGCGTCATTCTCGAGGCGATGACCTTCGGCAACCGCATCGTCAGCACCGACGTCAACGGCATCGCCGAGATGCTCACCAACACCGACGAGGCCTACCTCGTGCCCGCCGGCGACCAGCACAAGCTCGCCGCCGCCCTGAAGCTCGCCCTCGCCGACCATCTGGCCGGCGACCGGAAGATGATCTCCCTGGCCCGCGCCCGCGCCGCCCGCGCCTACCATCACAGCCGCGCCCTGCCGCGCCACCTGCAGGTGATCCGCGAGGCCTGGCTGGGCTGA
- a CDS encoding ArnT family glycosyltransferase — MIGTDHSRTSPRALAVMFGLVLLLALALLTRSWHASLLDRYEFRQLQTALSTWWIASAGWQLDYLFPLFGPPWSVPMEFPVYQIIVATLHQATGLPLEQAGRLTGIIFLLACLPALYDLLGFASLPPSRRLVVLAVVLSSPVYLFYARTFMIETTALCFSVWFLALLRRSLENPRALWILATTAAGVLAGLTKITTFLVFGLPALALVLNSLRQPTTAVRRNLVAAIIPAVVSLGLAWWWVRHGDAVKDSNPFTGFLAARELHHWNFGALGLRFDWSFWVHLQETVVDHNLAEGAIAIALLCAPFAPARTRWIAGVAVLGFLSGPLVFANLYHIHDYYYAANSLLLLAAAGLMLAAAWDDARLPRGTNWLALGLILLFQFHAYYRGYYSHHRNPAPPPPPLAALIRDAVPADGVVLIYGADWNPLLPYYFQRRAVMVPGERENETAVLDDIIAQLPPRRIAAMVIHGDKLRDRPDFIRERAARFGLSPAPAATHGDDALYLPAGTAPANLLDLAPVLTDDTFPAGLPANLLTGPALALFQPAPHAVHSQYGIGSAELDGRLILNAHAPAELVFRPAPGARRFQAVAGLPDAAFAPDGKAVTDGISLEVVAVPADGPRRLLYRRQLDPARQPADRGPQTIDLTLPAGFSGDLHLRLGNGPAGSPTNDWAYVAKVEIR, encoded by the coding sequence ATGATCGGAACCGACCATTCCCGGACTTCCCCCCGCGCCCTGGCCGTGATGTTCGGCCTCGTGCTCCTGCTGGCGCTCGCGCTGCTCACCCGATCCTGGCACGCCTCCCTCCTCGACCGCTACGAGTTCCGCCAGCTCCAGACCGCCCTCAGCACCTGGTGGATCGCCAGCGCCGGCTGGCAGCTGGACTACCTCTTCCCGCTCTTCGGCCCGCCCTGGTCGGTGCCGATGGAATTCCCCGTTTACCAGATCATCGTCGCCACCCTGCATCAGGCCACCGGCCTGCCGCTGGAGCAGGCGGGACGCCTGACCGGCATCATCTTCCTGCTGGCCTGCCTGCCCGCGCTCTACGATCTGCTCGGCTTTGCCTCCCTCCCGCCGTCCCGCCGCCTCGTGGTCCTGGCCGTGGTGCTTTCCTCTCCGGTCTACCTGTTTTATGCGCGGACCTTCATGATCGAGACCACGGCCCTGTGCTTCAGCGTTTGGTTCCTCGCCCTGCTCCGTCGCTCCTTGGAAAATCCGCGCGCGCTCTGGATCCTCGCCACGACGGCGGCTGGTGTGTTGGCCGGTCTCACCAAGATCACCACCTTCCTCGTGTTCGGCCTGCCCGCCCTGGCCCTGGTGCTGAACTCGCTACGGCAGCCCACGACCGCCGTCCGGCGCAACCTCGTCGCCGCCATCATCCCCGCCGTGGTCTCCCTCGGCCTCGCGTGGTGGTGGGTCCGCCATGGCGACGCCGTCAAGGACTCCAACCCCTTCACCGGCTTCCTCGCCGCCCGGGAACTACACCACTGGAACTTCGGCGCGCTCGGCCTGCGCTTCGACTGGTCGTTCTGGGTCCACCTACAGGAAACCGTCGTTGACCACAACCTCGCCGAGGGCGCGATCGCGATCGCCCTGCTGTGCGCCCCCTTCGCCCCCGCCCGCACCCGCTGGATCGCGGGGGTGGCCGTGCTCGGCTTCCTCTCCGGCCCGCTCGTCTTCGCCAACCTCTACCACATCCACGATTATTACTACGCGGCCAACTCGCTGCTACTCCTCGCCGCCGCCGGCTTGATGCTGGCCGCGGCCTGGGACGATGCGCGCCTCCCCCGCGGCACCAACTGGCTGGCCCTCGGCCTCATCCTGCTCTTCCAGTTCCACGCCTACTACCGCGGCTATTACTCCCACCACCGGAACCCCGCCCCGCCGCCCCCACCGCTCGCCGCCCTCATCCGCGACGCCGTGCCCGCCGACGGCGTGGTGCTCATCTACGGCGCCGACTGGAACCCGCTCCTGCCCTATTATTTTCAACGCCGCGCCGTGATGGTGCCCGGCGAGCGGGAAAACGAAACGGCTGTGCTCGACGACATCATCGCCCAGCTCCCGCCCCGCCGCATCGCGGCGATGGTGATCCACGGCGACAAGCTCCGCGACCGCCCCGATTTCATCCGCGAACGCGCCGCCCGCTTCGGCCTCTCCCCCGCCCCTGCCGCCACCCACGGTGACGACGCCCTCTACCTGCCGGCGGGTACCGCGCCGGCCAACCTGCTCGATCTGGCACCCGTCCTCACCGACGACACCTTCCCCGCCGGCCTGCCCGCGAACCTGCTCACCGGCCCCGCCCTCGCGCTCTTCCAGCCCGCACCCCACGCGGTGCACAGCCAATACGGCATCGGCTCCGCCGAACTCGACGGCCGCCTCATCCTCAACGCCCACGCGCCGGCCGAACTCGTCTTCCGACCCGCCCCGGGCGCCCGCCGCTTCCAGGCCGTCGCCGGACTTCCCGACGCCGCGTTCGCGCCGGATGGCAAGGCGGTGACCGACGGCATCAGCCTCGAGGTGGTCGCCGTCCCGGCCGACGGTCCGCGCCGCCTGCTCTACCGCCGGCAGCTGGATCCCGCGCGCCAACCGGCCGACCGCGGTCCCCAGACGATCGACCTCACCCTGCCCGCCGGCTTCAGCGGCGACCTGCACCTGCGCCTCGGCAACGGCCCCGCCGGCAGCCCCACCAACGACTGGGCCTACGTGGCCAAGGTCGAGATCCGCTGA
- a CDS encoding NAD-dependent epimerase/dehydratase family protein → MAALVAAHFRAPGHEVILHSRRDGDGCHPLAELDRPEHLARADVLLDLAWSTLPATSEQQPGTEEREDLPRLARLLAGLAALPAGARPHLIFFSSGGAVYGNAPGRPNVETDPCEPIGRYGRAKLAAEGLINAAATRHSLPCTILRIANPYGYPVPAGRVQGVIPHAIRCALEGRPLPLWGDGGARKDFIHHTDFLAALAAVVSRRPPGTYNLGSGESHSVREIITLVEQHTGRKILTTSTPAPAWDVRDSRLDPTRLQAATGWRPQVALDEGIRRAATASTGD, encoded by the coding sequence CTGGCTGCGCTCGTCGCCGCCCATTTCCGCGCGCCGGGCCACGAGGTCATCCTGCATTCGCGCCGCGACGGCGACGGCTGCCACCCCCTGGCGGAACTTGACCGGCCAGAGCACCTGGCCCGGGCCGATGTGCTCCTCGATCTCGCCTGGAGCACGCTGCCCGCCACCTCCGAGCAGCAGCCCGGCACGGAGGAACGCGAGGACCTGCCCCGCCTGGCCCGGCTGCTGGCCGGCCTCGCCGCGCTCCCCGCCGGCGCGCGGCCGCACCTCATCTTTTTTTCTTCCGGCGGCGCCGTCTACGGCAACGCCCCCGGCCGGCCGAATGTCGAGACCGACCCCTGCGAGCCCATCGGCCGTTATGGCCGCGCCAAGCTGGCCGCCGAGGGACTAATCAACGCAGCCGCGACCCGCCACTCCCTGCCCTGCACCATCCTGCGCATCGCGAATCCCTACGGCTATCCGGTGCCCGCCGGCCGCGTGCAGGGCGTGATTCCCCACGCCATCCGTTGCGCGCTCGAGGGCCGGCCGCTCCCACTCTGGGGCGACGGCGGCGCACGGAAGGATTTTATCCATCACACCGACTTTCTCGCCGCCCTGGCCGCCGTGGTCAGCCGCCGGCCCCCCGGCACCTACAACCTCGGCTCCGGCGAATCCCACAGCGTCCGCGAGATCATCACCCTCGTGGAGCAACACACCGGCCGGAAGATCCTCACCACGTCCACCCCGGCCCCCGCCTGGGATGTGCGGGACAGCCGGCTCGACCCCACCCGCCTGCAGGCCGCCACCGGCTGGCGGCCCCAAGTGGCCCTCGACGAGGGCATTCGCCGCGCCGCCACCGCCTCGACCGGCGACTGA
- a CDS encoding glycosyltransferase: protein MSRLHGEIESPRPLHARDGLVSVTGWCLLAGHAEPPAVRLATSAGALPLTARHPRRDVAAQRPREPAAAHCGFTITGRLPAGVYEARLEACLPDGSWRCFRALSLAVEPPHFRAGIELPAATGTITRRLHVEGWALRHDQPVQALSVRYGHQEISCVVGRRRPDLPAAHPGVAHAARAGFKSRTILSAGRGPVRLKARFADGSVEIARSLLQVDVATDENHAASLELAAPRIPLPVAPLQPVFAQPIQTRPLNLLFILPGSFAANSALHVAGLANELAAAGHRCAVAVAHDPSTLAHHLRPSFTALTHAQAAAGVTFPDGRGPDVIHAWTTRENVRRLALPLAARHQARLVVHLEDNEQEILALTLRRSFAELDALDDATLDALVPPDLSHPHHSRAFLAAATGVTHITERLAEFVPAAKSRLTLTPAADARCFFPRPVPRAFRRQLGLPPRTTVLFYHGNVHAANAAEVRELYAAVLQLNRAGSSTLLLRTGLDAVDFLGPLAGEVAPHVLSLGQILHHHHLPPLMALADFFVQPGRADAFNDYRFPSKLPEFFALGRPVILPRTNLGLQLRHGVDAYVLDQAGAAGIAAAITELWRDPALRKRLGTGATAFAAQHFSWRRSAEALASFYAGLTA from the coding sequence GATGTGGCGGCGCAGCGCCCCCGCGAACCCGCCGCCGCGCACTGCGGCTTCACCATCACCGGCCGCCTGCCCGCCGGGGTTTATGAGGCCCGCCTCGAGGCCTGTCTGCCTGACGGCAGCTGGCGCTGCTTTCGCGCGCTTAGCCTCGCCGTCGAACCCCCGCATTTCCGCGCCGGCATCGAGCTGCCCGCCGCCACGGGCACGATCACCCGGCGCCTCCACGTCGAGGGCTGGGCCCTCCGCCACGATCAACCCGTCCAGGCACTGTCCGTCCGCTACGGGCATCAGGAAATTTCCTGCGTGGTCGGTCGCCGCCGGCCCGACCTGCCCGCCGCACATCCCGGCGTAGCCCACGCCGCCCGCGCCGGTTTCAAGAGCCGTACCATCCTCTCCGCCGGCCGCGGTCCGGTGCGCCTCAAGGCCCGGTTTGCGGACGGCTCCGTCGAGATCGCGCGGTCCTTGCTGCAGGTTGACGTGGCCACCGACGAAAATCACGCCGCCAGCCTGGAGCTCGCCGCGCCGCGCATCCCGCTCCCGGTCGCGCCGCTCCAACCCGTTTTCGCCCAGCCCATCCAGACTCGTCCGCTCAACCTGCTCTTCATCCTGCCCGGCAGCTTCGCCGCCAACAGCGCGCTCCACGTTGCCGGCCTCGCCAACGAGCTCGCCGCCGCCGGCCATCGCTGCGCGGTGGCCGTGGCCCACGATCCCTCCACCCTCGCCCACCACCTCCGCCCCTCCTTCACCGCGCTCACCCACGCGCAGGCCGCCGCGGGCGTGACCTTTCCCGACGGCCGCGGACCCGATGTCATCCACGCCTGGACGACCCGCGAAAATGTCCGCCGCCTCGCCCTCCCGCTCGCCGCCCGGCACCAGGCGCGCCTCGTGGTGCACCTCGAGGACAACGAGCAGGAGATCCTCGCCCTCACCCTCCGCCGGTCCTTCGCCGAGCTCGACGCCCTCGACGATGCCACACTCGACGCCCTCGTGCCGCCGGACCTCTCGCACCCGCACCACAGCCGCGCCTTCCTCGCCGCCGCCACCGGCGTCACCCACATCACGGAGCGCCTCGCGGAATTCGTGCCCGCCGCGAAATCCCGCCTGACCCTGACGCCCGCCGCCGATGCCCGCTGCTTTTTCCCGCGCCCCGTGCCGCGTGCTTTCCGCCGGCAACTTGGCCTCCCGCCCCGCACCACTGTGCTGTTTTATCACGGCAACGTGCACGCCGCCAACGCCGCCGAGGTGCGCGAGCTCTACGCCGCCGTTTTGCAACTCAACCGCGCCGGCTCGTCGACCCTCCTCCTGCGCACCGGCCTCGATGCCGTGGATTTTCTCGGCCCGCTGGCCGGCGAGGTCGCCCCGCACGTCCTGTCCCTCGGCCAGATCCTGCACCACCACCACCTGCCGCCCCTCATGGCCCTGGCCGATTTTTTCGTGCAACCCGGCCGCGCCGACGCCTTCAACGACTACCGCTTCCCGTCCAAGCTCCCCGAGTTCTTCGCCCTCGGCCGCCCCGTCATCCTCCCCCGCACTAATCTCGGCCTGCAGCTCCGCCACGGAGTCGACGCCTATGTCCTCGACCAGGCCGGCGCCGCGGGCATCGCCGCGGCGATCACGGAGCTCTGGCGTGACCCGGCCCTGCGGAAACGCCTTGGCACCGGGGCCACCGCCTTCGCCGCGCAGCACTTCAGCTGGCGCCGCAGCGCGGAGGCGCTTGCCAGTTTCTACGCCGGCCTGACAGCCTGA